GTAGTATCCTTTGAATGCTAACGGAAAATTGTTTTGCAGAATGAGGACAGAACCCTTTGGAAACTTGGCACGTTGCCACCGGGATTGATCACCTTTTACAATCTCACCTATCCGCTAGACCGGAGCTGGCATGTCCTGGGACTTGGCTACGATCCAGCTCTGAACCTAACTCAGATAGACAATGGGGCTGTCGTCCATTACAATGGAAACAACAAACCATGGTTGGATTTGGCAGTCTCTAAGTACAAGCCTTACTGGTCTAAATATGTAATGTATGATAATTACTATCTTAAAAATTGCAACTTTAGGGAATAACAATTCTTTCTGTTTACTCTTATCACACACGCAAACACAATATCTCGTCATAGgaaaaagggcaaaaagaTGAAAGTCTCAAGTGTCTTGTAGCACTCATAGAAACTCTTAAcgttttattttgtgaaattaatatttcattctttATGTCTCCTTTAATTAGCATGGCAAATACAAATCTAAATCGTCGGCCTATGTTTGGATTGAGGCATTCTGGAacggttattattattattattttttaaaaagaaacaaacaaaagaataaggtgaaaaaaaaagggaaaagaaaaaagcggCCTTGGATATATAAATGCAATTTCCCACTTCTGATTCGTTGGCAATGCGGTTCCCGACAACCAGTCTCTGGAGCTTAAGGCTACATACTTGGAACTTGAGAGTCAAAGAGTTGTcgaaaaatggaaaatggcAAGAACTTTTTTCCCATTACCATGAAACGAAGAAAGTTGTAGTTGATCTAAATGACCCTTCAGTGTATCCTCTTGTTGTCAAGGCATGTTCAAATCTCTCGTATATCCATGGAAGGTTAGTTCATGCATGTTTGGTCAAGCAAGGATATGAATCATTTACTTCAATTGGAAATGCCCTGATGGACTTTTACATGAAATGGAGGTTTCCAGATTCTGCAGTGGCAGTGTTTGATGATTGCATTTGTAGAGATTCAGTTTCTTGGAATATAATGATACAAGGGCACCTTGATCATGGTACTTTAGGGGAAGGACTTTGGTGGTTTTATAAAGCTAGGGTTGCTGGTTTTGAACCCAACAATTCTATTTTAGTGCTTGTCATTCAGGCGTGTCGGTGTCTTGGAGCTTACTATGAAGGATTACAAGTTCATGGCTATATAATTCGAAGTGGGTTTTGGGCTGTTCATTCAGTTCAAAATTCTGTGCTGAGCATGTATGTGGATGCTGACATGGAATGTGCACGAAaattgtttgatgaaatgtgTGAAAGAGATGTTATTTCTTGGAGTGTGATGATTGGGGGTTATGTGCAGAGTGAGGAAGCATTTTCTGGCTTGCGGCTGTTTCGACAGATGGTTTCCGGTTTCAAGAATGAACCAGATGGACAAAGCTTGGTTAGTGTTCTTAAAGCCTGCACCAATTTAAGGGACTTGACCATGGGAAGAATGGTCCATGGATTAGTGATTTATAGAGGTTTAGGTTGTGATTTATTTGTCGGGAACTCTTTGATTGATATGTATGCAAAGTGTAAAGATACCGACTCtgctttcaaagttttcagTGAGATGCCCCAAAAGAACAAGGTCTCGTGGAATTCTGCCTTATCCGGACTGGTTGTGAATGAAAAGTATTCAGAAGCTCTATCACTGCTTTATTCCATGGGAAAGGGGGTGAACGAGGTAGACGAGATCACTCTTGTAAATATTCTCCAGATATGCAAGTGTTTTGTACACCCAATGGAGTGCAAGTCAGTGCACTGTGTAATACTCCGGCGGGCATTTGAATCAAATGAATTagtattaaattctttaattgATGGTTATTCAAAGTGCCATCTCGTTGAGCTTGCTTGGAAACTTTTTAATGACGTAAAAAAACCAGATGTGGTATTATGGAGCACAATGATTGCTGGGTTCACACTTTGTGGTAGGCCTCGTGAAGCAATTGCTGTTTTCCAAGAGATGAACCAGGCACAGGAGAAGCCCAATGCAATTACCATTATAAATCTACTCGAGGCTTGTTCTGTTGCAACTGAACTGAGCAGCTCAAAGTGGGCACATGGAATTGCAATTCGCAGAGGCTTGGCAGAAGAAGTAGCTGTTGGAACTGCAGTTGTTGACATGTATGCGAAATGTGGTGCCATAGAAGCCTCAAGAAAGGCCTTTGATCAAATTTCCAGGAAAAATATTGTGTCATGGAGTGCCATGGTAGCAGCATATGGCATGAACGGTCTTGCACATGAGGCATTAGCTTTGGTTGCTGAAATGAAACTGGGCGGTCTCCAGCCCAACGCAGTAACAACTCTCTCAGTGTTATCTGCTTGTAGCCATGGTGGATTAGTTGAAGAGGGACTTTCCTTTTTCAACTCAATGGTTCAAGATCATGGGGTTGAGCCTGCATTGGAACATTACTCATGCATGGTTGACATGTTAGCTCGGGCTGGAGAGCTTGATATTGCTATAGATTTGATTAACCAAATGCCTGATAATTTGAAGGCAACTGCAAGTGCTTGGGGGGCTCTCTTAAGTGCTTGCAGGAGCTATGGAAACACAGAGCTTGGAGCAGGAGCCACGTCTCGTATTCTTGAATTGGAAGCTCAGAACTCAGCTGGCTATTTGCTTGCATCAAGCATGTATGCAGCAGGTGGCTTGTGGGTTGAATCTTCAGGAACGAGACTGTTAGCCAAGGAAAGAGGGGTGAAGGTTGTTGCTGGTAACAGcctggtgcatgttgataatAAGGCTTGTAAATTCATAGCGGGTGAGAAGGCACAGTCCCACCCGCGCGGTAGTGAGGTTAACATTATTGTTAAGCAGATACACAATTGTATGAAATTTGATGAGGGGAATGATTTTTTTGGGTATCTTTGAATGATTTAGAAATTGTTACATATTGGTAATGCAAATTACAAATTCCGGTAAGTTTAATACATGGCGCACTTCACATTATGTACAGCATCATTTAGATATCACATAGTGTCCGGATTTTGTAATGTAAAGATtcttaattggaaaaaaaaaaaaaaaaaacttctaaaACGAAACACCAATATGAATATGATGATATTGAatatgttgatgcgagattctggttctCCTCGTTTTACTACCAGACTCTCTactcgatcaacttcaccacgaccaggaggtctcctcgtaaggcttcttctccagaggttcctgcgcacacagacaagtcagagtacgccggtcgttttcccggcgcaaaccctccgacgctcaagtcagatatgaaggttcggggaacgcttgccacagatCTTATGGTTTTTTCgtagttttctcttctttagaaTTCTTTAGCTCTCTTCTAATCTCAAAattgctaacccttttaccttcgttggctacctttttataggcttcctctgaatcccagttttccGCAGCCTACGTCCGTTGTCCTCCCACCTCTCGAACGTGGATTCCCCATTTCCGTAGTCATGGGTGGTTGCGTGAccttcgtgcctagattctcgggctggagagcatgcctcgccaactgtcgttgaccgggtctcctcaAATCAACCCTTAGCAAGAATACAGCAGGAATGGCTTTATGTTTCTTGCaggaaattggcctcgcggatgacgtgCTTCCTGGTGActtcctggtcgaggtgaccaataacatcctggtcgaggtgatgtgctGGAGGTCACCACATATTTTTCTAGTCGAGATGATCTGCTCAACCATTTGCTCACTTTTACTTTGAGGAGAGCACGATAATGTATGAGAAAACACCTTTATCTTGGTCaccctatttcattccctaaacaccagtcccccagtttctagTGTTGAGAGTGAAACGAATCAAGACTGGAAACTTTAGTGGTCTGCTCGTCTTCGCTTAGTTGAGCAGATCCTGGTATGCTTGGCTTTCTGTCTCGCCAtgaaacaggctttgagactttggtgagcctttgcatgccttaggaattTTTACAACGTttgggagtctgctcgccttcgcttggtcgagcagatcctagcaagcttggcttctggtctcgccataaataggctttgagacttgatgagcctttgcatgccttagtaaattcttcaatgcttgggattctgctcgcctcctcgtggtcgagcagatcctcgCACGCTTGgattctgtctcgccataaacatgctttgagacttggtgagcctttgcatgccttagtaaattcttcaatgcttgggattctgctcgcctcctcgtggtcgagcagatcctggcacgcttggcttctgtctcgccataaaacaggctttgagacttggtgagcctttgcatgccttagtaattcttcaatgcttgggattctgctcgccttctcgtgttcgagcagatcctggcacgcttggcttcggtctcgccataaacaggctttgagacttgatgagcctttgcatgccttagtatattcttcaaggattgggattctgctcgccttctcgtggtcgagcagatcctggcacgcttggcttctgtctcgccataaaacaggctttgagactttgatgagcctttgcatgtctttgattcttcaaggattgggattctgctcgccttctcgtggtcgagcagatcctggcacgcttggcttctgtctcgccataaacaggctttgagactttgagcctttgcatgcctttgattcttcaaggattgggattctgctcgccttctcgtggtcgagcagatcctggcacgcttggcttctgtctcgccataagacaggctttgagactttgagcctttgcatgcctttgattcttcaaggattgagattctgctcgccttctcgtggtcgagcagatcctggcacgcttggcttctgtctcgccataagacaggctttgagactttgagcctttgcatgcctttgattcttcaaggattgggattctgctcgcctcctcgtggtcgagcagatcctggcacgcttggcttctgtctcgccataaacaggctttgagacttggtgagcctttgcatgccttagtaaattcttcaatgcttgggattctgctcgcctcctcgtggtcgagcagatcctggcacgcttggcttctgtctcgccataaaacaggctttgagacttggtgagcctttgcatgccttagtaattcttcaatgcttgggattctgctcgccttctcgtgttcgagcagatcctggcacgcttggcttcggtctcgccataaacaggctttgagacttggtgagcctttgcatgccttagtatattcttcaaggattgggattctgctcgccttctcgtggtcgagcagatcctggcacgcttggcttctgtctcgccataaaacaggctttgagactttgatgagcctttgcatgtctttgattcttcaaggattgggattctgctcgccttctcgtggtcgagcagatcctggcacgcttggcttctgtctcgccataaacaggctttgagactttgagcctttgcatgcctttgattcttcaaggattgggattctgctcgccttctcgtggtcgagcagatcctggcacgcttggcttctgtctcgccataaaacaggctttgagactttgagcctttgcatgcctttgattcttcaaggattgagattctgctcgccttctcgtggtcgagcagatcctggcacacttggcttctgtctcgccataagacaggctttgagactttgagcctttgcatgcctttgattcttcaaggattgggattctgctcgccttctcgtggtcgagcagatcctggcacatctgctcgaaggttttaatgctcccccgaggaagtttcctgtaccactctcgtgcacgtccctcaagggatagtgggaacaccctgcacctttgggatTGAGATAATCCTTATACTCCAGTTATGTCGTTGAAACGCTCTATGTGCACCAGCGGATCCGTTCGTCCCGAATACCTAAGGTCTGGGAGGCGGAAATCTCTCGGAATaactgccctcatgatctctgctgcgagcggtgattctccgtccagcattatccttcaaccaggAGCTCTGCTCCTTCCTTGCATGTCGTCAATTATCTGCGCTAGTCtgcgcacttcctcctccagctgcaCTGCGCGACCAGGGTCACGTGCTGCAGCTTGATCCCGCTCTTGCTCTACATCAAGCAAGTGTTGCCTCAACTCCGTTTCCTTTGCATTTGCCACCCCGTCGTCCTCGTCAAAAATCTGTCTTGCCGGGGATTGCTCTTCCTCTCTACGGAATTCTCCCTGCAGAGGTATGTTACCTCTCTCACCACCAAATCTCCCGGTGGTTTGACTTCTCCTCGTACTATCGGGACCTGGAGCCACTCCCCCAACTCTCATCCTTTCCTTCTGGGTTACCCTTCGTTCACTCCGCAACTCatgcaggatggttgtcagggtctccatctgcttttccatccgttccatccggtcgaacatggctttttcccgtgcttcaCTGGCTATCTCCCTCAGAgtcacggaatcgttaagcctcATATCACTCCCTTGTGCACTACTTCCTCCTGTCTCCATTGCTTTTCACTTGCTTCACTCCTCTTCTTGCTatcaacagaagctttttgctcagctccccacagacggcgccaaaatgttgatgcgagattctggttctcctcgttctactaCCAGgctctctgctcgatcaacttcaccacgaccaggaggtctcctcgtaaggcttcttctccagaggttcctgcgcacacagacaagtcagagtacgccggttgttttcccggcgcaaaccctccgacgctcaagtcagatatgaaggttcggggaacgcttgccacagatcttatggctttttcgtagttttctcttctttagaatttctttAGCTCTCTTCTAATCTCAAAattgctaacccttttaccttcgttggctacctttttataggcttcctctgaatcccagttttccGCAGCCTACGTCCGTTGTCCTCCCACCTCTCGAACGTGGATTCCCCATTTCCGTAGTCATGGGTGGTTGCGTGGccttcgtgcctagattctcgggctaGAGAGCATGCCTTgccaactgtcgttgaccgggtctcctcgaatCAACCCTTAGCAAGAATACAGCAGGAATGGCTTTATGTTTATTGCaggaaattggcctcgcggatgacgtgTTTCCTGGTGActtcctggtcgaggtgaccaataacatcCTGGTTGAGGTGATGTGCTGGAGGTCACCACATATTTTTCTGATCGAGATGATCTGCTCAACCATTTGCTCACTTTTACTTTGAGGAGAGCACGATAATGTATGAGAAAACACCTTTATCTTGGCCaccctatttcattccctaaaCAGAATATTCATAATACATATgaatttatatgaattttatggTAGGCTAGTaacaaataacttattttgaaaaataaatatatggaTTCTTAAATGAAATTCACTAATAAAAGAGGCCGAATGTTTGaatatctatttttatatCTTGCAGATTCAATTgtcatttcttaaaaaatgagAGATTATCTATTAACAGTGatgataaatatttcaaatatttcgTTCTAAATTCATTCTAAATGATGGGGTATTTATTAAGTGGacgataattttttataagatttaagtaaattaattatatcatctCACcaattaatctaaaaatacTACTACATTATctgagataatttttaaaataaaaatttaagatacgTAGCATTAATTTGCGTATCAATTCGGTATATCTTAGGATGTCATTGGGTTTTATGGGCAATCCGGTGATACCGAAGGACTGTTTACATGACTGAAACGGCATTGCAAATTACGTTTTGGTGAAATACACAGAAACGAAGCGTTTAGTAACTTTATTTCTTCACTTTCAGGTAATTGACGAAAAGTTAGATTAAGCCAATGACAGAATGACTTATCATCATTCTTTACGTTGCGTGTCGTTTCCTTATAACTCGTAATTCATTAACCGCTCTGCTCGACGGAAAGTCAAAAAGAAGCGAAAAACAGTGACTCACTGAGTTGACTCGTGTAGAGTCACTTACCCACTaagcttcatttttttcaatttctctgCAACTAAGCAGACCCACCAACAAGACTAAAAAAACTAAACTTTGTTTCTctaatcagaaaaaaaaaaaaatggcttcCTTTCTTGGTTTCTTCACTTATATTACTATTTTTCAGGCAAGAAcaagttttcatttttgagtCATTTACAGTGTTGATTACATAAAATGTTCATTTGCTTCGTTGTATGTAACGTGTTAAAAAGGAGTTACTTCTATACTTATTGAATGTTGATTGTGTATGAATGTGACAGctgaattatttgttttgtcaagtaaataatcaattttgacGCTTTTGTGTGTAATGTTTTATAGGGTGAATTGAGGTGAATTATGCATCTGGTCAATTTCCCAGTTCCATTGAATGTTGTTGTGTTATTGAACtgatatatgtatattttttttgggtcttaGGTTATTCTTCTTGCATGTTTAGTGACTGCAGAGAAGACTGATACCCTTTTAATCAAGGATGTCACTTCTAGGTAAGGCCACTTTACTTTCAAACTCAAGTTGTGTAATTCTGTTTGTTCCGATTAATGTGTTGTCATCAttggttttgatttcttattaatGATATCTTGTTGAGCTGCAATGGTGGGCCTTAGCAAATGATAACTTGTGAATTTGTGTAAGAAGTTTGAGGTTCCCTCTCTTCTCTCATTTGTGGGATTGCTTCATTCTTGCTGGTCAGTGAAAGGCATTCTAAAGAATATTGTGCAATGTACGACATATGCGGAGAAAGGAGTGATGGAAAAGTTCTAAATTGCCCTTATGGTTCCCCTTCCGTGAAGGTACATGTACTCTTGCTAGATACCTGCTGCATTATGAGAGGTCTTACAACTCGCGGTGTATGTTTTTGCAGCCTGATGAGCTGTTTTCTGCCAAAATCGAAAGCTTGTGTCCATCAATAAGTGGGAATGTTTGTTGTACAGAGACTCAATTTGAAACACTGAGGGCACAGGTTCAACAGGTTAGAATGCTTTATGTAGTTCCAATCCTTGTGTGTTTATGCTATGCTGAATGGCTTCAATTAGGCCATGTTTAGGTCTGAACATAGTACATGTTTCTTGTTTTGTATCATTGTTCGTCTGATTTTTTTATAGGTGATGTGTTTATATGGGCTAACTTATGTAATCTATTGCAGGCTATACCTTTCCTTGTGGGTTGTCCAGCATGCTTGAGGAACTTTTTGAACTTATTTTGTGAGCTCTCATGCTCTCCTAATCAAAGCCAATTCATCAATGTGACTTCTGTCTCCGAGGTGAGGCCATAATGCCTTTCAGAGCTTGTTTTGTAATGAGTACCCTGTAAGTTTAATCACTTCACAGTTACTTACAGGCTTATATTTCTACTTAGGTATGCTTACAGGAGTTTTATCCGTATTGCCAGCTTCTTTATAATGCGAGTCCAATTATATTTGGCATTTCAATGTAACAGTGTTGTCAGTATTGTTCTTTTCAGGTTAATGGCAATTTGACTGTGGATGGTATTGACTATTATGTAACCAGTACTTTTGGAGAAGAGCTTTATAACTCCTGTAAGGATGTAAAGTTTGGGACTATGAACACTCGGGCCATAGATTTCATTGGTGCTGGTGCTAAAAGCTTTAAAGGTGATTTGCTGTGTCAATATCCTCTGCACAAAATTGCTCAATATGCGACATCTTTGATATGAACGTGGttgttttttgtattttccatttttttggCAAATTGTCATGGTCATCCCTGTTTGTAATGAGAAATTGTTTGGCTTCTCTAAGTCttaatctttttgttttattattgtttttactAGAGTGGTTTGCTTTTATCGGTCAGAAAGCACCTCCTGGATTTCCTGGTTCTCCATATGCCATAAACTTTAAGTTAAGCATTCCTGAGTCATCAGGATTGGAGCTTATGAATGTATCCACGTACTCATGTGGCGACACCTCCCTGGGCTGCTCCTGTGGTGACTGTCCTTTGTCACCTATGTGCTCTAGTTCTGAACCTCCTTCTCCCCCAAGGAAAGAAGCCTGCACAATTAGAATTGGGTCTCTTAAGGTTGGAAATGATGCAGatataacaataaattttcttttggctttTCTTCTCTTGATGGTTGACTGGTTGGCTTTGATTTCACAATGTTGATGACTAAGATGTGTATCATTTACTAGGTGGTATTGTCTGATGTTTGTAGGTTAAATGTGTTGAACTTTCGTTAGTGATTGCGTATGTTGTTTTGATTTCTACATTTTTTGGATGGGCTCTGTTTCAACGGACAAGAGAAAGGAGGATACCGCCATCTAGTGTTGAGCCATTGATAAAGTCCACAAGTGACAGTGGACCTGATTCTGGTATCATGGAGGAGGTAAAAGTATATTTATGTTACTAGTTTACTATCTTATGTTCTTTCCCACTTCCGATAAGATTGGCTTGACGTTCTAGAgtattttgcatttttcagTGTTAAGTAAAATAAGTACTTGTTGGAGCTTCTCTGATATTCCTTTCTTTGCTCTGACAGTCATGGTTCATTTAGCTATTTGGTACAGTGAGTATTGTATAGTTGTACTGACATTTGACCTTCCCTGAAAGGTGGTTAAACTTGAGCTAATATTGTGtaaaatgcttttcttcttcttcatatattttttttgtctgcaTCCTCTTGTTTCTATATCTGTTTGGAATTACAATTTTGTACCTGGTGTTAATCTGTGCTTCTTACATTCCATCATATGTGCTTTTTAAGGCTTAGTTGAGTGGTATGTCTTGTGCCATGAATAGGTAAATGCAAGGGATCTTCTACCGACCGAGGGGGGCGGGCTTTCTGTTGTTCAAGGATACATGTTGAGCTTTTACAGGTCAATCACAAGACTGTTACTTGTGTTGTCTATAGTATATGCTGAACaaattttgatgtttttgTGCAGGACTTATGGAAGATGGGTTGCTGCGAATCCTGCTTTTGTGCTCTGTATGTCGTTAGCAATTGCTTTTGTGCTTTGTTTAGGGGTAATTCGTTTCAAGGTGGAGACGCGGCCAGAGAAGGTATGATATTGGCATCTCTGTAACCTTTTGGGTTATGTGCAAGAGATTTGTCTCTTAAATTCACCAACTATTTGCTAATTGCTACAATCAGTTGATATAAGTGCATGAGCCTTATAAAGTGCAGCAATTATAATTGTGTTCCTTCGGCACTCACCATTCATTGTGCATGGCTGGTAGTGTTTTCCTTTCCTCTTTACTTTTCTGACAGATGTATCTATATAGTTGTGGGTAGGTCCTGGGAGTAGGGCAGCGGGAGAGAAACAATTTTTTGACAGCCACCTTGCTCCCTTCTACAGAATTGAACAGGTTGTTTCcttgtttctcttctttatCTTTATCTACAGATTTATCATAATAGCTGTTGCCTGATGATTTGTTTGCTTAGTAAT
This window of the Citrus sinensis cultivar Valencia sweet orange chromosome 8, DVS_A1.0, whole genome shotgun sequence genome carries:
- the LOC102607478 gene encoding pentatricopeptide repeat-containing protein At2g17210 gives rise to the protein MQFPTSDSLAMRFPTTSLWSLRLHTWNLRVKELSKNGKWQELFSHYHETKKVVVDLNDPSVYPLVVKACSNLSYIHGRLVHACLVKQGYESFTSIGNALMDFYMKWRFPDSAVAVFDDCICRDSVSWNIMIQGHLDHGTLGEGLWWFYKARVAGFEPNNSILVLVIQACRCLGAYYEGLQVHGYIIRSGFWAVHSVQNSVLSMYVDADMECARKLFDEMCERDVISWSVMIGGYVQSEEAFSGLRLFRQMVSGFKNEPDGQSLVSVLKACTNLRDLTMGRMVHGLVIYRGLGCDLFVGNSLIDMYAKCKDTDSAFKVFSEMPQKNKVSWNSALSGLVVNEKYSEALSLLYSMGKGVNEVDEITLVNILQICKCFVHPMECKSVHCVILRRAFESNELVLNSLIDGYSKCHLVELAWKLFNDVKKPDVVLWSTMIAGFTLCGRPREAIAVFQEMNQAQEKPNAITIINLLEACSVATELSSSKWAHGIAIRRGLAEEVAVGTAVVDMYAKCGAIEASRKAFDQISRKNIVSWSAMVAAYGMNGLAHEALALVAEMKLGGLQPNAVTTLSVLSACSHGGLVEEGLSFFNSMVQDHGVEPALEHYSCMVDMLARAGELDIAIDLINQMPDNLKATASAWGALLSACRSYGNTELGAGATSRILELEAQNSAGYLLASSMYAAGGLWVESSGTRLLAKERGVKVVAGNSLVHVDNKACKFIAGEKAQSHPRGSEVNIIVKQIHNCMKFDEGNDFFGYL